A single genomic interval of Hevea brasiliensis isolate MT/VB/25A 57/8 chromosome 4, ASM3005281v1, whole genome shotgun sequence harbors:
- the LOC110659189 gene encoding 3-hydroxy-3-methylglutaryl-coenzyme A reductase 1: MDARRRPTSGNPIHSRKVKALEDENTQKPSDALPLHIYLTNALCFTVFFWVVYFLLSRWREKIRTSAPLHVVTLSEIAAIVALFASFIYLLGFFGIDFVQSLILRPPTDMWAVDDEEEEPAEQILLKEDARKSPCGQALDCSLTAPPLSRPIVSSSKAVGPIVLPSPKPKVVEEISFPAITTTATLGEEDEEIIKSVVAGTTPSYSLESKLGDCKRAAAIRREALQRITGKSLSGLPLEGFDYESILGQCCEMPVGYVQIPVGIAGPLLLDGKEVSVPMATTEGCLVASTNRGCKAIHISGGATSVVLRDGMTRAPVVRFGTAKRAAQLKFYLEDSANFETLSTVFNKSSRFGRLQSIRCAIAGKNLYIRFCCGTGDAMGMNMVSKGVQNVLDFLQNDFPDMDVIGVSGNFCSDKKPAAVNWIEGRGKSVACEAIIKGDVVKKVLKTNVEALVELNMLKNLTGSALAGALGGFNAHASNIVTAIYIATGQDPAQNVESSHCITMMEAVNDGQDLHVSVTMPSIEVGTVGGGTQLASQSACLNLLGVKGASKKTPGANSRVLASIVAGAVLAGELSLMSAIAAGQLVKSHMKYNRANKDAAVSKPSN, translated from the exons ATGGATGCCCGCCGGCGACCCACCTCCGGGAATCCCATCCACTCCCGTAAAGTAAAAGCATTGGAGGATGAGAATACCCAGAAGCCCTCCGATGCACTGCCTCTCCATATCTACCTAACCAATGCTCTCTGCTTCACCGTCTTCTTTTGGGTTGTTTATTTTCTTCTTAGCCGCTGGCGTGAGAAGATTCGCACCTCCGCCCCTCTGCATGTTGTCACTCTCTCTGAAATTGCTGCTATTGTTGCTTTGTTTGCTTCCTTCATTTACCTTCTTGGCTTCTTTGGTATTGATTTTGTTCAGTCCCTTATCTTACGCCCTCCAACCGATATGTGGGCTGTGGATGATGAAGAGGAGGAGCCGGCGGAACAAATTCTGCTCAAGGAAGATGCCCGGAAATCGCCATGTGGGCAAGCTCTCGATTGCTCTCTTACTGCACCACCACTATCAAGGCCAATTGTTTCTTCTTCAAAAGCAGTGGGCCCAATTGTGCTTCCTTCTCCGAAGCCGAAAGTGGTCGAGGAAATCTCATTTCCAGCCATCACTACCACCGCCACTTTGGGCGAGGAAGATGAGGAGATCATCAAATCTGTTGTGGCTGGAACTACCCCTTCGTATTCCCTCGAGTCTAAATTGGGGGATTGCAAGCGTGCTGCTGCAATCAGGCGGGAGGCCTTGCAGAGGATAACTGGCAAATCGCTTTCTGGGTTGCCTCTGGAGGGCTTTGATTATGAGTCAATATTGGGACAGTGCTGCGAGATGCCCGTTGGGTATGTCCAGATTCCCGTTGGCATTGCTGGACCTTTGTTGCTAGACGGTAAGGAAGTTTCGGTTCCCATGGCTACCACTGAAGGGTGCTTGGTAGCCAGTACCAATAGGGGCTGCAAGGCCATTCACATATCTGGTGGAGCCACAAGCGTCGTGTTGAGGGATGGGATGACCAGGGCACCTGTTGTTAGGTTCGGGACGGCAAAAAGAGCAGCCCAATTGAAGTTTTACTTGGAGGATAGTGCCAATTTTGAGACTTTGTCTACTGTGTTTAACAAATCCAGCAGATTTGGCAGGCTTCAAAGTATTAGGTGCGCTATTGCTGGAAAGAACCTGTACATTAGATTCTGTTGCGGCACTGGTGACGCTATGGGCATGAACATGGTGTCTAAAGGTGTCCAGAATGTATTGGATTTCCTCCAGAATGATTTCCCTGACATGGATGTTATTGGCGTCTCTG GTAACTTCTGCTCGGATAAGAAGCCTGCAGCTGTGAACTGGATTGAAGGAAGGGGAAAGTCAGTAGCGTGCGAAGCCATAATCAAGGGTGATGTGGTGAAGAAGGTGTTGAAGACGAATGTGGAAGCCTTGGTGGAGCTTAATATGCTGAAGAATCTAACTGGTTCTGCCCTGGCTGGAGCTCTAGGTGGGTTCAATGCTCATGCCAGTAACATAGTGACTGCTATCTACATAGCGACAGGCCAAGATCCTGCTCAGAACGTTGAGAGTTCTCACTGTATCACCATGATGGAAGCTGTTAATGATGGGCAGGATCTTCACGTCTCTGTGACAATGCCTTCTATTGAG GTTGGTACTGTTGGAGGAGGTACACAGCTTGCATCCCAATCAGCATGCTTGAACCTGCTTGGGGTGAAGGGAGCAAGCAAAAAAACGCCAGGAGCTAACTCCAGGGTTTTAGCGTCCATAGTTGCTGGCGCTGTTCTTGCTGGAGAGCTCTCTCTAATGTCTGCAATTGCCGCTGGACAACTTGTAAAGAGCcacatgaaatacaatagagcCAACAAAGATGCTGCTGTCTCCAAGCCTTCTAACTAA